From Microcoleus sp. FACHB-831, a single genomic window includes:
- a CDS encoding CGLD27 family protein encodes MLESSVSVCPVPTEQQPLNEYEELKQSWFFSWATLSPQQYFTKLGWVWGWSWLVSGPIAAASFAPAKHLVQFVLCGAGGASVFMVLAVLRLYLGWSYVRDRLQCPTVFYEESGWYDGQTWTKPTEVLTRDRLIVTYQVQPILQRLVKTFGFLALCFSLGNILWFFL; translated from the coding sequence ATGCTGGAATCGAGTGTTTCAGTTTGCCCCGTCCCTACAGAACAGCAGCCCCTAAATGAATACGAGGAATTAAAGCAATCTTGGTTTTTTAGTTGGGCAACGCTCTCACCGCAGCAATATTTTACCAAGCTCGGTTGGGTGTGGGGTTGGAGCTGGCTCGTGTCTGGCCCCATAGCGGCGGCTAGTTTCGCGCCAGCGAAGCATCTAGTACAGTTTGTGCTGTGCGGTGCAGGAGGGGCGAGTGTGTTTATGGTGTTGGCAGTGTTGCGGTTGTATTTAGGTTGGTCTTACGTGCGCGATCGCCTGCAATGTCCTACAGTGTTTTACGAAGAGTCGGGTTGGTATGACGGCCAAACCTGGACGAAGCCCACTGAAGTGCTGACACGCGATCGCTTGATCGTCACATACCAAGTACAACCCATCCTCCAACGCTTGGTGAAAACATTCGGATTTCTGGCCTTGTGTTTCTCTCTCGGCAACATCCTGTGGTTTTTCTTGTAA